The DNA window CTTGAACTTCGTCGTATGCAGATGGTCACAGAAGTAGGAGCCGAACAAAATACCACTACCATTCTAATGATGCCTTCTGAATTTATCTCTATGGCTAAAAGCATAAGTGAAAGTTTAAATACGAAAAAAGAAGTAAAAAACAAATAAGAAGCAAGTTTCTTCTTTACAGAAAATAGATTGTTAAAATAATCTTTAAAGAACCTTTATATATGAATGAAACATTAAATCAAGATAATTTAGTTTCTCTTGTGATTCCCATTTATAACGAGGAAACACATTTACAGGAGTTTCTTACAAGGATAGATGCCCTTAAACTTCCTATAGAAAAAGAATTGGTATTTATTGACGATTGTTCTAAGGATTCTTCTTTTCAAATTTTAAGTCAGTTTTCCTTTCAATCAAAGTACAAAATTCTACAGCAAGAAAGGAATCAGGGCAAAGGTGCAGCCCTACGGCGGGGAATTCAGGAAGCACAGGGAAGTATCATCGGAATACAGGATGCTGATTTTGAATACGACATGGATGAGATTCCCCTACTCTTAGAACCTTTTATTAAAGGTAAGGCTGATGTAGTATTCGGCTCCCGGTTCCGAAAAGAAAACAGGCAGGTTCATAGAACCTTTCATTATCTTGTGAATAGACTATTGACCATCTTAAGTAATCTATCCTCAGGCTTATATTTAAGCGATATGGAAACCTGTTATAAATTCTTTAAGTCAGACATCATTCAGAACATCAACCTTGAGTCCAATCGTTTCGGTTTTGAACCGGAAATTACTGCCAAGATAGCAAGACTTAAGATTAAGATGACGGAAGTTCCGATTTCCTACTATCCCAGGAACTATATGGAAGGGAAGAAGATTACCTGGAAAGACGGTGTGGCTGCCCTCAGACATATCATCGTATATAATTTTTTCAAAAGCAAAAAGAAGTTTTTCAAGAAAGAATTACCGGAAAAATACATTCCGAGATATGGAAACTGGCTATAAGCAGAACCCATTTTTTATCCTAACTACTCACATATTATAAAGTTTGGGTTTTCTTGCTTCCACAAATAGCCTGGAAAGAAAACCCATAAGCATCCAGAATAATATGACCACTTCATCATCCTGAAAATAACACTGAAAAAGTCCCGAAAGAAAAAACCCTAAAAGACCATAAAAGTATATAGAATATTCCTTGAATTCTTTTAAAGAATATATTGCATGAGAAGAAAAGCCTATAAAAATCAGATAAGCCAAAAAACCCATAAATCCGGAAATAGCGCTTATATGCAAATAATCATTGTGAGCATGACCTCTCTGGGTAACTTCATAAAAGTATAAAAGTTCTCGGTTGTTTTCAGAGAGCAGCTTTCTTTCCTTTTCGATTTCCTCAAGATAACGCCCCGGCCCAATACCCAGAACCGGATTTTTCTGAATCATGGGAAAGGTGGAATTCCAGATAAAAGTCCTTCCTGAATCTGTATGTTTTTCTGCACCTAAAAGAGGTCGAATCACTTTTGCGGTTGTTGGATTTAAAAGTAAAATAGAAAATACAAGACCCAGAGTCACAAGAGGACTTAACATCCAGAGAAAAAACTTTCGTTTCGGAATTTTATTTTGAATAAAGGTTATATCTAAAAACCCCAAGAATATAGCAAGTCCAATTCCAATAATCGCAGAACGAGCATTGTTCAAAAGGATTACAATAACAAACAAGACTAAAAGAAGAAGAGTTTGCAGACTGGCCTTATCCAATAGTTTCCGATTCGCTTCATTAAAAAATCGAAAAAATATATAAGGAAAATATAATAAAAGCAAACCACCATAGGTAAGGTGTGTATTCATAAGACCTATAGGTTGATAAATACTAATCTGAAAAACATCTCCATAGTGATGGGCATAAGGCCAGGTATGTACAATTTTAAATAAAGCGGTAATCAAACGAGAAATTCGATAGGTAGAAAAAATAGAGATAAAACCACTTATAACCAGCACAAGGATAGAAATAAAAATAGCAGATTCAATTCTTTTAAACTCTTCCTTTTTCAGTACTGACATACATAAAAAACCACTAAAAAGAAAAAAATCTTTTAACTCAGTTTTTGCCGGGTTTAAATGAGGTAGTTTAAATTCATGAATAATGTAAGAAAATAAATAGGCTATAAAAACTCCCAGGCCTGCATAGAAGAGAGGAGATCTTAAAACCTCTTTCTTCCCCTTCTGAAAGAAATAAAATAATA is part of the Leptospiraceae bacterium genome and encodes:
- a CDS encoding glycosyltransferase family 2 protein; the protein is MNETLNQDNLVSLVIPIYNEETHLQEFLTRIDALKLPIEKELVFIDDCSKDSSFQILSQFSFQSKYKILQQERNQGKGAALRRGIQEAQGSIIGIQDADFEYDMDEIPLLLEPFIKGKADVVFGSRFRKENRQVHRTFHYLVNRLLTILSNLSSGLYLSDMETCYKFFKSDIIQNINLESNRFGFEPEITAKIARLKIKMTEVPISYYPRNYMEGKKITWKDGVAALRHIIVYNFFKSKKKFFKKELPEKYIPRYGNWL
- a CDS encoding O-antigen ligase family protein; translated protein: MYLQKIIQFFRSVEGGGSSPAFLFCLQATIITIPVSVSISQAFLSLSLLFYFFQKGKKEVLRSPLFYAGLGVFIAYLFSYIIHEFKLPHLNPAKTELKDFFLFSGFLCMSVLKKEEFKRIESAIFISILVLVISGFISIFSTYRISRLITALFKIVHTWPYAHHYGDVFQISIYQPIGLMNTHLTYGGLLLLYFPYIFFRFFNEANRKLLDKASLQTLLLLVLFVIVILLNNARSAIIGIGLAIFLGFLDITFIQNKIPKRKFFLWMLSPLVTLGLVFSILLLNPTTAKVIRPLLGAEKHTDSGRTFIWNSTFPMIQKNPVLGIGPGRYLEEIEKERKLLSENNRELLYFYEVTQRGHAHNDYLHISAISGFMGFLAYLIFIGFSSHAIYSLKEFKEYSIYFYGLLGFFLSGLFQCYFQDDEVVILFWMLMGFLSRLFVEARKPKLYNM